From a single Mobula birostris isolate sMobBir1 chromosome 13, sMobBir1.hap1, whole genome shotgun sequence genomic region:
- the LOC140207228 gene encoding uncharacterized protein isoform X5 yields the protein MDDSETYMNVKFTKTDAQSLSPAEPDVSYAELNVKTLSAPRVRTDGDCLNCTYSELNFRKEEPCIDEDEDPPIASGPGGLPTTAQTGPHKQESKENIGNRAYHKICLLCLVTSILVAIVAGLSIHASQTRQSLIGSDRNYRRLWEQHQEMNRSQRQCQQQVRELNSTVKSRTSENSRLDLSQRNCLKNISVLNNNLSKLENNITVLNSDLSELNQTHTDLHRQFNQLETKYKTISENKVQICQYLTSRREQTCPQDWIDNEDRCYLISRLENSYDGAREHCSKFDARLLEINSNVERDFFLLSTVQDILWIPHLH from the exons ATGGACGACAGCGAGACTTACATGAATGTGAAGTTTACAAAGACGGACGCACAGTCTCTTTCCccag CTGAACCTGATGTATCGTACGCGGAACTTAATGTCAAGACCCTCTCAGCGCCCCGGGTCCGGACAGATGGAG ACTGTCTGAACTGCACCTACTCAGAGCTGAACTTTCGGAAAGAGGAACCTTGCATCGATGAGGACGAGGATCCTCCCATTGCCTCGGGACCCGGCGGTCTGCCAACCACTGCACAAACAG GTCCGCATAAACAAGAGTCGAAAGAAAACATCGGAAATAGAGCGTACCATAAGATCTGCCTACTCTGCCTCGTTACATCCATCCTCGTCGCGATAGTGGCCGGCCTCTCGATCCATG CATCACAGACTCGTCAGTCTCTGATTGGCTCCGACCGAAACTACCGGAGACTTTGGGAACAACATCAGGAGATGAACAGGAGCCAGCGCCAATGTCAACAGCAAGTTCGTGAGTTGAACTCAACCGTTAAATCCAGGACATCTGAGAATTCCCGCCTGGATCTCTCCCAGAGAAACTGTCTGAAGAATATTTCCGTCCTCAACAACAACCTCTCCAAACTcgaaaacaacattaccgtcctCAACTCCGATCTCTCAGAGCTGAATCAAACACACACCGATCTCCATCGTCAATTCAATCAGCTCGAAACGAAGTACAAAACCATCTCTGAAAACAAAGTTCAGATTTGCCAGTACCTCACCAGCAGAAGAG AGCAAACGTGTCCCCAGGACTGGATTGACAATGAAGATCGGTGTTATTTAATATCCAGGTTGGAGAATTCTTATGATGGAGCGAGGGAACATTGTTCAAAATTTGATGCAAGGCTCCTGGAAATAAATTCAAACGTGGAAAGG